A stretch of Tigriopus californicus strain San Diego chromosome 11, Tcal_SD_v2.1, whole genome shotgun sequence DNA encodes these proteins:
- the LOC131890879 gene encoding rab3 GTPase-activating protein catalytic subunit-like — MTHLGPHLRHYGPVAPAAHPGSSTSPIQPKLMPPLTDTFEIEDFTALSDWEKFVAGFEDILRDWGVSHYHPPPDPAPTNATSPGVPWVWRQTRREIRFMDCGFWVTRFLRTLDVADDPPTVPPPTRSDGSVTPGSRACQSLMNGENDFPCSAHPIYYFYGLDEFIILSPQGTEQVDNPTRIKMVLGTLSVAAHNTECGIPMFIQVMQRSQAQFAGLCVNDRFRTMFEMAVLPKVPSSCRNLSEILYVFQEKLSQPLPMSVRGCRCTLRRTYRLEDWTSHAWTQAPPDFELFAMFGGQLGYLNDLRQLPFGAGQDPVKRLLLNTTWPGLVEETVLENDVHNDLDPLEAPSWSVSVQFEEQPQCLLGQYLRQFVKVSENHESMLRVLGDFFNQSDYDVDESVDNVPNALKRLTGPTYGLTDIIKSGRSRRNSNQPGPIKDDYLFKILEYLFPDSTDKPEFPYPQDFGSPSHRHNENFNNFRVLLSTIKSCPVDGLLWRFTIVAAHCLHILGGIKPLAHLMHEFMLEIRFRWENGRKLPGLPHGPPDHSYCLFHQKLQMINYCIDRKLARESVPNQSNEEAVTPKNDENSDEEFFDCDEDEEIEVDETKTNAADLPIWNQKPAGRAERLGKTMLLHHNDFMYVPICQEPAPMTDDQLAEQAEILLQLGSDAEGSELRAKMQSASLLSDMESFKAANPGSVLADFVRWHSPRDWIESQKDNGEKGKLSVRMMTPGNAWAEAWESAKPVPARRQKRLFDDTREAEKAIKFLTSLKPGEATQTLMPTFLHAAIHRLLLETLDNVPNLKDIISTVLPVLARLARFSCRPEVQHYSSETLPEFDTRTNLVRDVVQRLSAAEIKLSQALSLRAKFTKDVNFVKEKAQLDDQEQVARQMEDFVRQLYSCPEVKVVGASRGPAGQLIQKMFKEAEKATQMITDDMEAVTDAPLKVFPAPVSREYIIRVAVPRPFPYSAKSPQRLYVCIKDKEFRLAGAFTLDKEYL, encoded by the exons ATGACTCATCTGGGTCCTCATCTGCGGCATTATGGGCCCGTAGCACCCGCCGCCCATCCCGGCTCAAGCACCAGCCCAATTCAGCCGAAATTGATGCCCCCCTTAACCGATACATTTGAGATCGAAGATTTCACGGCTTTGTCGGACTGGGAAAAATTCGTGGCTGGATTCGAGGATATCTTACGTGATTGGGGTGTCAGCCACTATCACCCGCCACCTGATCCGGCTCCCACTAATGCCACCTCGCCTGGCGTGCCGTGGGTGTGGCGTCAAACGCGCCGTGAGATTCGATTTATGGATTGCGGCTTTTGGGTCACGCGTTTCCTTCGCACGCTAGATGTAGCCGATGATCCGCCCACTGTACCACCGCCCACGCGCTCGGATGGCTCGGTCACACCTGGATCCCGGGCGTGTCAGAGCTTGATGAACGGCGAGAACGACTTTCCCTGCTCGGCTCATCCCATATATTATTTTTACGGCTTGGATGAGTTTATCATCTTAAGTCCGCAAGGGACCGAGCAAGTGGATAACCCCACCCGTATCAAG ATGGTCTTGGGTACTTTGAGTGTGGCCGCTCACAACACGGAATGCGGCATTCCCATGTTCATTCAAG TCATGCAGCGTAGCCAAGCCCAATTTGCGGGCTTGTGTGTCAATGATCGGTTTCGCACCATGTTTGAGATGGCCGTTTTGCCCAAGGTGCCCAGCTCGTGCCGCAACCTGTCGGAAATATTGTACGTGTTTCAGGAGAAACTGTCTCAACCCTTACCAATGTCGGTGCGGGGCTGTCGTTGCACGCTGCGGCGAACCTATCGCTTGGAGGACTGGACTTCCCACGCCTGGACCCAAGCGCCTCCGGATTTTGAGCTGTTTGCCATGTTTGGCGGGCAGTTGGGCTATTTGAATGACTTGCGACAGTTGCCCTTTGGCGCGGGTCAAGATCCCGTCAAGCGTTTACTCTTGAATACCACTTGGCCCGGTCTCGTCGAAGAAACGGTATTGGAGAACGATGTCCATAATGATTTGGACCCTTTGGAGGCCCCCAGTTGGTCCGTATCCGTCCAATTCGAAGAGCAGCCTCAGTGCCTTCTAG GGCAATACCTCCGTCAGTTCGTCAAAGTGTCGGAAAACCATGAATCCATGCTTCGAGTATTAGGGGACTTCTTCAATCAATCAGATTACGATGTGGACGAAAGTGTCGACAATGTGCCCAATGCCTTGAAGCGATTAACTGGCCCAACCTATGGGTTGACTGATATCATCAAATCAGGCCGATCCCGACGGAACTCGAATCAACCAGGTCCCATTAAAGACGACTACTTGTTCAAGATTTTGGAGTATCTTTTCCCTGATTCCACCGATAAGCCTGAGTTTCCTTACCCTCAAGACTTTGGGTCGCCCTCTCATCGACACAATGAGAATTTCAATAACTTTCGTGTCCTTCTCTCTACCATCAAATCCTGCCCTGTCGATGGATTGTTGTGGAGGTTCACCATTGTGGCGGCTCACTGCCTTCATATTCTAGGCGGCATCAAACCCTTGGCTCATCTGATGCATGAGTTCATGCTTGAAATTCGTTTTCGTTGGGAAAATGGACGGAAACTTCCGGGCTTGCCCCACGGACCCCCTGACCATTCTTATTGTCTGTTCCATCAAAAGCTTCAGATGATCAATTATTGCATCGATCGTAAACTAGCCAGGGAATCGGTTCCAAATCAATCCAATGAGGAAGCCGTGACGCCAAAGAATGATGAAAATAGCGATGAAGAGTTTTTCGACtgtgatgaggatgaggagatTGAAGTGGATGAAACCAAAACTAATGCTGCTGATTTGCCAATTTGGAACCAGAAACCCGCGGGACGTGCCGAGCGATTGGGGAAAACCATGCTGTTGCACCATAACGATTTCATGTACGTCCCAATTTGCCAGGAACCAGCCCCAATGACGGACGACCAGTTGGCGGAACAAGCAGAG ATTCTCCTGCAACTGGGATCTGATGCCGAGGGATCCGAATTGAGAGCCAAAATGCAATCTGCCTCGTTACTATCGGATATGGAAAGCTTCAAAGCAGCCAATCCTGGCTCTGTTCTGGCTGATTTTGTACGATGGCATTCACCTCGAGATTGGATCGAATCCCAAAAAGATAATGGAGAAAAG GGCAAGTTAAGCGTGAGAATGATGACACCAGGAAATGCATGGGCCGAAGCATGGGAGAGTGCCAAACCAGTGCCCGCACGCCGGCAAAAACGGCTCTTCGACGATACCCGAGAGGCCGAAAAGGCTATCAAGTTTCTAACTAGTCTAAAGCCAGGTGAAGCCACTCAAACCCTTATGCCGACATTTCTTCACGCCGCAATCCATCGATTGCTCCTCGAAACCTTGGATAATGTACCCAACCTCAAGGACATTATAAGCACGGTTTTGCCTGTGTTGGCTCGACTCGCCCGGTTCTCTTGCCGACCCGAAGTTCAGCACTATAGCTCCGAGACACTTCCTGAATTTGACACTCGGACCAACCTGGTCAGAGATGTCGTTCAAAGACTCTCTGCGGCCGAGATCAAACTCTCGCAAGCCTTGTCTTTGAGGGCCAAATTCACCAAGGACGTGAATTTTGTCAAGGAAAAGGCCCAACTCGACGATCAGGAGCAGGTGGCGAGACAAATGGAGGACTTTGTCAGACAACTCTACTCTTGTCCTGAGGTCAAAGTGGTTGGAGCTAGTCGGGGACCTGCCGGTCAATTGatccaaaaaatgtttaaagaGGCTGAAAAAGCCACCCAAATGATCACCGATGACATGGAGGCTGTGACGGATGCGCCTCTTAAGGTGTTTCCCGCTCCTGTGTCCAGAGAATACATTATTCGCGTGGCCGTCCCTCGACCATTCCCTTATTCAGCCAAATCCCCACAACGTTTGTACGTTTGCATTAAAGATAAGGAATTTCGTCTGGCTGGAGCCTTCACATTGGACAAGGAATATCTGTGA
- the LOC131890883 gene encoding CTP synthase 1-like: MKYILVTGGVISGIGKGVVASSLGVILKHCNVPVTSIKIDPYINIDAGTFSPYEHGEVYVLDDGGEVDLDLGNYERFLDATLRRDNNITTGKIYQHVIMKERRGDYLGKTVQVVPHITDAIQKWVENVAILPVTDDFRPPEVCIIELGGTIGDIEGMPFVEAFRQFQFRVGRNNFCSVHVSLVPQPKATGEHKTKPTQASVRELRGLGISPDLIVCRSERPVDESVKEKISSFCHVLPEQVINIHDCPTIYHVPLALQQQGIIALLSSKMCFEMPIERPRKFMSKWKAMAGRAEHLRREVRIALVGKYTKLEDAYTSVIKALNHAALAVKYRLKLTYISAADLEVETKSTEPVRFHDAWRTLCDCQGVLVPGGFGTRGVEGKIAAAHWARTTGKPFLGICLGLQCAVIEFARNALHLADANSIEINPNTGHPVVVEMPEHNPGDLGGTMRLGKRKTVFKEPSSILRHLYGDLDEIEERHRHRFEVNPKYIKDLESAGMKFVGQDVDNVRMEIMELDGHPFYAAVQYHPEYLSRPMRPSPPYLGLILAATNRLQLFLNKGVVSRASTRVSHTHSLDSDSDEEFTKMVRSLSVCGAPKPARQPPLEHSPSSGSIASSQGDHQPSDDGDGISK; the protein is encoded by the exons ATGAAGTATATTCTGGTTACGGGTGGTGTGATCAGCGGCATTGGCAAGGGGGTGGTGGCTAGTTCCTTGGGCGTGATCCTCAAACACTGCAACGTGCCCGTTACTAGCATCAAGATCGACCCTTACATTAACATCGACGCTGGAACGTTTTCACCTTATGAGCACGGCGAAGTCTACGTCTTGGATGATGGCGGTGAAGTGGACTTGGACTTGGGCAATTACGAAAG GTTTTTGGATGCCACCCTTCGTCGAGATAACAATATCACCACGGGCAAGATCTACCAACACGTCATTATGAAAGAGCGTCGTGGCGATTACTTGGGTAAAACCGTGCAAGTGGTACCCCACATCACGGATGCCATTCAAAAGTGGGTGGAAAATGTGGCTATTTTGCCCGTGACCGATGACTTTCGCCCACCTGAGGTGTGTATCATTGAATTGGGCGGCACTATCGGCGATATTGAAG GCATGCCCTTCGTGGAGGCATTTCGTCAGTTTCAATTCCGAGTGGGTCGAAACAACTTTTGTTCGGTCCACGTGTCTTTGGTGCCCCAACCCAAGGCCACGGGGGAGCACAAGACCAAGCCCACGCAAGCGAGTGTGCGCGAACTCCGCGGATTAGGTATCTCTCCGGATCTCATCGTTTGCCGGAGCGAAAGACCCGTCGATGAGTCGGTCAAAGAGAAGATCTCAAGTTTTTGTCACGTCTTGCCCGAGCAAGTCATCAACATCCATGACTGCCCCACCATCTATCATGTGCCTTTGGCACTTCAACAACAGGGAATCATTGCCCTCTTGTCTTCCAAGATGTGCTTTGAAATGCCCATCGAGAGACCGCGGAAGTTCATGAGCAAGTGGAAAGCCATGGCCGGGCGAGCCGAGCATTTGCGACGG GAAGTCCGAATAGCGTTGGTTGGAAAGTACACCAAATTGGAAGATGCATACACGTCTGTCATTAAAGCCCTTAATCATGCTGCATTGGCTGTGAAATATCGTCTGAAGCTCACCTACATCTCGGCCGCTGATCTGGAAGTCGAAACCAAGAGCACTGAACCCGTTCGCTTCCATGACGCTTGGCGCACCCTCTGCGATTGTCAAGGAGTGTTGGTACCCGGGGGATTCGGGACTCGTGGTGTAGAGGGTAAGATCGCAGCCGCTCATTGGGCCCGCACCACGGGTAAACCGTTTCTGGGCATCTGCCTGGGCCTCCAATGTGCCGTCATCGAATTTGCCCGCAACGCCCTTCATCTGGCCGATGCCAACTCGATTGAAATCAACCCGAATACTGGTCATCCCGTGGTGGTGGAAATGCCCGAACATAACCCTGGAGATCTGGGTGGAACGATGCGTTTGGGCAAAAGAAAAACCGTGTTCAAAGAGCCTAGCTCGATTTTAAGACATCTATATGGAGACTTG GATGAGATTGAGGAACGCCATCGGCACAGGTTTGAGGTTAATCCCAAGTATATAAAGGACCTAGAATCTGCGGGTATGAAGTTTGTGGGCCAGGATGTGGACAACGTGCGAATGGAG ATTATGGAACTGGATGGTCATCCCTTCTATGCTGCCGTGCAATACCATCCCGAATATTTGTCTCGCCCAATGCGCCCATCTCCCCCGTACCTGGGGCTCATCTTGGCCGCTACGAACCGTCTGCAGCTCTTCCTGAACAAA GGTGTAGTATCCCGGGCCTCGACTCGAGTGAGTCACACCCACTCGTTGGATTCCGATTCGGACGAAGAATTCACGAAAATGGTGCGATCGCTGAGTGTGTGCGGGGCTCCCAAACCCGCTCGACAACCACCCTTAGAACACTCGCCCAGTAGTGGGTCGATCGCTTCCAGCCAAGGCGACCATCAGCCCAGTGACGACGGCGACGGCATCAGCAAGTGA